The nucleotide window AAATGGTAAGGACCAATCAGGTGCCACAATAATGGGAGCAGTCACCAACTTCTTTTTAAGTTCTTCAAATGCCTTGAGGCAAGCAGCATCAAGGTTGAAAGTTACATCTTTTTCAAGCAGCCTGCACAAAGGAGTAgcaattttcgaaaaatctttaataaaGTGCTGATAGAAACTCGTGTGTCTCAAGAAACTCCGAACACCCTTCACTGAAATAGGTGTAGGTAATTTTTCAACCACCTCCACCTTCGCTTTATCAACTTCAGTGCCGCTCCTAGATACTCTGTGGCCCAACACgatgccttcttgtaccataaaatggcacttttcccaatttagtagtagatttgtttcttcacaacgggctaGCACCTTGCTCAAATTCCTCAAGCAATCATCATAAGAAGACCCAAAaactgaaaaatcatccataaacactTCCAAGAATTTTTCCatcatgtcggtgaaaatagccatcatgcacctCTGGAAAGTGGCTGGTGCATTACAAAGTCCAAACGGCATTCGCTTGAAGGCAAAAGTGCCATAAGGACAAGTAAAAGTAGTCTTCTCCTGATCCTCTGGGCATATGACAATCTGATTGTATCCTGAATAACCATCAAGGAAGCAGTAATATTCATGCTCGGCTAACTTGTCTAGCATTTGGTCGATGaatggaagtgggaagtggtccttgCGAATTGCCTTGTTGAgccttctataatcaatgcaaaCTCTCCATCACGTAACAGTGCGAGTATGGATTAGTTCATTCTTCTCGTTCTCAACTACAGTCATTCCTGCCTTTTTGGGCACACATTGAACTGGGTTAACCAGTTGCTGTcagaaataagaaaaatgataCCTGCATCGAGCAACTTGATTAATTCCTTTTTCACCACCTCTTTCATAATGGGGTTTAATCTTCTTTGCTACTCCACACTAGGGTGGTGTCCGTCCTCTAAaaagattttatgcatgcaaaacgATGGACTAATGCCCTTGATGTCAGCTATAGTCCACCCAATGGCCTTTTTATGCTCACGGAGTACTttgagcaatttttcttcttGAGTGCTAGTCAAGCTGGACAAAATAATCATGGGCAATGTCTCAGAGTTCCCCAAATAAGCATAGCGCAAATGCGTTTGAAGTTGCTTGAGTTCTAGCTTCGGAGCTTCTTCAATAGATGGCTTGGGAAAGGTTAGAGTAACAGGCCTGTCCAACTCTTCAAATTTCCTAAACCCATGTACATAACTGCAGGACATATCCAGTACTTGCTCAATTTCTCCTATCATTTCATCTTCACTATTTTCTACATCCCCAATCAATACTCGTTCAACAGGATCTACAGGGCTCATATAGGGCACTAACGATGTGGCATCACTCTCTACCACAAAGATCATGGATAACTATTCATAGTGGGCTGGTAACTTGAGTGCTCTATAAACATTGAAGACCTCCACTCGATCACCCACTCTCACTGTGATCTTTCCTTCGCAAACATCAATAATATCTCGGCTCGTGGCTAGAAATGGACGCCCCAAAATAAATGGGACTTCCTGATCGGGCTCGTAGTCTAGGATAATGAAATAAGCAGGGAATATGAAAGAACCCACTTGAActagcacatcttcaatcactccctcGGGATGAGCAAGGAAGCGATCAGCTAATTGTAAGATAATTGTTGTTGGGCGTGGCTCACCCAACCCCAACTGTCTAAACATAGATAGCGGCATCAAGTTGACGCTAAACATAGATGCTCGCTCCAAGTTGACGCTAAACATAGATAGCGAGCGTCTAAACATAGATGCTCGCTCCAAGATCACATAAAGCTCTCCCAACAGCATGTTTACCAATCGAGATTTGGATAGTGAAACTACCTGGATCCTTCAATTTCTGAGGTAACTTGCCTTGAATTCTGGAACTGCACTCCTCAGTGAGTGCCACAGTCTCAAACTCGGTTAGCCTCCTTTTATTTGCCATAATGTCCTTGATGTACTTTGCATATTTGGGTACTTTTTGTAAGATGTCAACCAATGGAATATTAATTTGCACCTGCTTCAAGATATCAAGAAACTTTTTATATGCGGTATTATCTCTTACTTTCTACAATCTTTGAGGGAATGGAGGTAATGGCCTTGCAACCAATTGTGGGGGTTGCTCAGCCACTACCTCTCCAGCTGGCTTCTCTGGCTCCTTAGCTTTTTCTGATGTTGATTCTATAGTGGTTGGCCTCTTATTAAAAGTCACATGTTTCCTCTTTTTAGACTGAACTTCTTCTAGTTGTCTCCCATTCCTCAACGACACGGCATTAAGGGCCGCCATAGGATTTGCTTCAGTGTCACTTGGAAGAGCTCCAGCTGGTCTAGTGTTTTGAGCACTAGCAAGCTATCCTATTTGACGCCCAAATTTCTCACTGTTGTGGAGAGGGCTTGTTGTTCAGCCATCATTTTTTTAAACATTTCTTCAAGGTGACTTGTAGGAATCGCTTGTTGTTCAACCTGAAGTGGTCTATATTGTTGTTGAGGTGCTTGAGGTCTGTATTGATTCTGAGTGCCCtggtttccaccccaagagaagtttggGTGCTTCCTCCAGtttggattgtaagtgttcccatattggtTTGTTTGGCCCCTATTTGAATTACCCACAAAGCAGATGGACTCTGGGTTtgtggggcacatgtcactcgTGTGCCCCTCTTCACATATTTCACAAAAAGCTTGAACCTGTTGTACCTGTTGCTAGTTGATACTCAAGTTCATCTGGTTGACTTGATTGGTCAGTGTAGAAATCTGCGCTGATAATGCTGAGATGACATCTAACTCAAGAACCCCTGCAGACTTTTGCACCTTGTGTCTGCCCATCTCTCCTTGCCAATCGGGATTGCtcttggagaatttgttcaataatgcaTATATCTCGTCAAAGTTTTTCTCCAACACGTGACCCCCAGTTGCAGCATCTACCACGATCTTTATTTCAGAATGTAGCCCTTCTATGAAAGTGTGAGCTAACACTTCATTCGTCTGATTGTGATTAGGACAGCCTCTGAGTAGCCCCTTGAACCTTTCCCAAGCTAAGTATAAAGATCCCCCCGCTTTCTGTTTGAAGGCAACTATCTCACTTTTGATCTTTGCAGTTTTGGCCGAAGGGAAGAACCTTGCCAGAAATTTTCTCGCCAAATTATTCCATGTTGTAAGTGAATTAGCTGGTTCTGCCTTTAGCCACCGCTTAGCCTCGTCCAATAGAGAGAATGGAAAAAGTGTGAGCCTCACATAATCTGGAGTGACCCCATTAGTGATGtaagtatcactaatctccaagaaGTTTAGAATATGTTGTTGTGGATCCTCGTGTGGAAGACCCATAAGTTGCCCATTTGCATGAAGCAACTGGATCATGCTCTtttcagctcaaagtgcccaGCGATCCTGGGCTTCACTATACTGGAGGTGACATTAGCAATGCTGGGCATCGCCACCTCCTTAACAGCCATGGGTTGCTCCTCTACCATGCCCACAGGAAATTGAACAAGTGCCTGAATATTATTCGTGtcccttgcttccctcaaccTCCTGTGAAATGTTCTCTCAGGTTCAGGATCAAAGCCTTGAAGTCGGTCTTGGCTTCTGACCCTGCACATTCAATCAAAGTTCCTAAGGTTCGAGCAACAATCAAGTAACTTTAGACTCAatgaaataaacaattaaagcaaaAACTAGCAAGTAGCTAATAttcaagtccccggcaacggcgcaaaaaacttgttgctcccaaacgcacacgcaagtatacgtggtcgacaagtaatacaatgataagttgagtgtcgaacccacagagacttgtgtAAACTACTTACTAAATTGATAAAATTGTTATTCAATCCAGCTAAAATTAAAGTCCAATAATatgattatattatactataattctaactaataactaaattatcaagtaacaagttgattgttgtgtattcggtagagacaaatattccagggttgtgatcgattcaccattcGTATTGTGTTCTcattaactctccctttcatataattcactcatggtttctaattaatcgataaatgctctcatagccttctcccgaagtactactcacctattctcaatagattaatgcctatattcctatgaaatcaatctattaagaacgtattaagatcacgatatttaattaagtacggtgactaggtatattcctatcctaaccacaaattcgctcccctaagggttaagatcattctctcttcaattcttctctaatctaaacacggctttcccaagcatagcatagatagtaaatagaacctaactgttggccagacaattaagcaattaaacacagaattgaagaaacaaccatatattggtgaattataatcaaggttaagtcaacgttaaacaacaatattcatggctaaatcacaaccccagaacaatgggtgtttagccactcatgatgaaatcaaacaattgcataagttttgaataattgaaattactagaaaagatgaagaaatctgaGATGTTCTTTGTGTATTTTTTGCTCCAAATTGCGTCTCTCCAGGCTAAGCTCTATCAAAAATCCTCAAAATAacgtttttatatgtatttataccaagtagggttgggcccagACGAAAACACCTTCTCCTGCATGAAATAGGACTCTGGCTCTATGAAATTTGTACATCCGCGCTGCACCATGCGGCGCACTAATGGAAATTATCAGCAGCCTCAACTTTTCGCATCATGCAGCATTTTACACATCTGCGTCGTGCCTTGCGGCGTCCCATACGGCGCGGCAGTGTAATTTTCTCAGAGTGAACTTATTTCGTCCTCTTTTAACATCACGACTTGGTACACGACTTCCGAACATGATCCCGGCTTAATGTCataggcttttactcagacttcaaagctccaaatcacttgaatttattccataaaacgtatatagatcggaatcactcttacaaggcataaaacacatatttagtgcaaaacactagctattaaagctcaaactaaattaaagtgcagtaaattagagtgtaataagcgactaaaatacacaattatagcctTTCATTAGCCAGCGTGAAGTgagccacaaagtctgccaagatttgagacttgatggttgttCGGGGTTGATACACAATATCGAACCCACTAATTTCTACGACTCATTTTTCCATTCGCTAcgaaagctcgggtttatgcaaaatatttcgaagaggataagttgttacaacacatatgggatgacattgaaagtatggttttagtttcctattGGCGCTTATCAAAGCGAGTGCTAACTTTTGAAGatgaggatatctagtttcggcttCACCTAGGGTCCGAAAAATATAATAGATAGGGAATtatgtaccttgttcttctcggactaggactccacttaccgctatctctgatACTGCAAAATATAAGTAAAGTTGTTTGTTTGCCCTTAGCATGTGAAGCAGCAGCAGGCTCGACAAGTACCATTTAAGCTCCTCCAAGGCCTGTTGGCATTCAGGAGTCCACgtaaagttattcttcttcttctgcaacaaAAAAAACCGAatgctcttatcggaggacctcgagatgaatcttCCCACGGCGGCTATGTGTCCTGTTAACCTCTACACGACCTTTACTTTGCCTACTACCATGATATCCTCTAtagccttgattttgtcggggttgatctcgattataccatgaagccaagaaaTTTGCTAGAGCCGGTCCTAAATAGGCATTTTTCTAGGTTGAGCTTCATGTCGTATTTCTTCAGTATactgaaagtttcctgcaaatgattCAAATGGTCAtttgctcgcagggacttaactagcatgtcatcaatataaacgtccatagatttccctattttttcttcgaacattcgttttactaggcgttgataggttgcaccaacattttttagtccgaatggcattacattataacagtaggtaccatatttggtgatgaacgaggtcttttACTGGTCTTTCAGGTTCattcgtatttggttgtacctggaataggcatcgagaaaacttaGGATCTCATGGTTGTCCGTGGCATCggtcatgcgatcgatattagtCAAGgggaaagaatccttagggcatgctttatttaggtctttgtaatctacacacattctaagtttgtttcccttcttagggactactactacgttcGCTAACCATTCAGCATATTTTActtcccggatggaccctattttgagaagcttggttacctcgtctttgatgaaagGATGTTTGACCTCAGACTGGGTCTTTTTTTTAGCTTCACTGGACAAAATATCGGGTCCAAGCTCAGTTTATAGGTGGTAATTTCTGGTGGGATGTCAAATttagatgggaccaagcaaagcaatccatgTTAGTTTTAAAGAATTAAATAAGTATTCTCCTGAGTTAGGGGCTAgcctcgtgcccaggtatacctttcgctcgggctaATGTTCGACTTGTATGATTttttccagctcttcgaccgttaaCATAGTGGCATTGGAATCATCAAggactatgaaggatcgaggAATTCCGTAGTCATCATCCTCCTCAGTCCCTTATTTCCCTGATTGGGTCGAGGCTGGTGTCTGTGGTTGCTTTTTGACCTCATACTTTCCCTTTGAACTTGACCCTTTCATTGATGAGAGCGCCGATATTGGTATCACTTCGTCGATGGCAAACATTTCCTTGGCGGCAGGTTGATCCTCGTAGACTGCTTTGACTCCCTCTGGCATTGAAAACTTTAGAACATGGTGAAAGGTCaaaggcactgccctcatgttatggatccacgGTCTCCCGAACAGGGCATTATACCTAATATaaccctcgatcacatggaacttcatTTCGTAGATGGTCCCAACCACGTTTATAGGCAAATTTATCTTTCCTTTAGTGGTTTCGCATGCAATATTGAAGCCATTTAGAACTCGAGACGCGGGTGAAACCTGatcctgtaggccgagctgttctacgaccctcgatcgaattaTGTTggttgagctacctggatcaatcaaaacacattaACTTGAGTCTTATTAATAAGTACAGAGATTACCAGTCTGTCATTGTGGGTTTTtcgatcccttctgcatcctcgtcATTAAAAGACAAAGTTCCTTCCGACACGTAATCCCGAGGTTGCTTCTCCCTtgtgatcgacaccttggtgcaTTTTAATACTGGTCCTTGAAGAGTATTGATCCCTCCAATGATTATGTGAATCATGTATAgtggttcttcttgctcatttTGTCTACTGGAATCTCTCtttttgaagtgattcttggcgCGATCGCTTAAGAATTCGCAAAGGTGCCCCTCATTGAACaatcgggctacttcctctcttaactgcctgcaatcttctattttatgtccatgggtgccatgatatttgcatatttCATTGAGATTTTCTTAGGCCAGGTCGGtatgcagaggtcgaggccatctaGTATCCTTGATACGTCTGATGGTTGATACAACGGCGGATGCAtctacgttgaagttatattccgacaaTCATGGCGCTTTTTTGGGCCCGGCATCCCTACTGAAACCACACTTTCTCATGAGTCCCCATGGACTTTGACCTCAATCAATTCTCTGCTCATTCCGTGCAAATTTTCACCCAGACCCGTTGCCTCTACAGTCTCCGTTATACGGTTGATATTGATCTCTTTTCGACCTTGGTTCTTGGTTAATATCCCTCTTGATTCTATCTACGGGCATGTTAGGATAAAAGCACCCAGAAAGAGTCCCCAGTTGAttatcctcgaccctaatctttgactgatACCGATTATGGACATCGTCCCAAGTGATAGCTGGATACTCGataaaattttgcttcaactactGTGAAGTTATGGAACTCCAGACGTTGAGGcattgagtgaaagcttgaacagcccaatcgtcggTAACCGGTGGCAAATCCATTCGTGCCATTTGGAATTGAGATACGAATTCCCAGAGCATCTCGTTGTCCTTCTATCTTACCTTGAAAGATCCAACTTTCTTGTTCCTACCATaatggctccggcatgtgcctttacaaaagaatctacaagcataacaaacgaatcaatagaattaggcggtaaattatggtaccatatcatagcacCCTTCGATAGAATctccccaaatttcttcagcaagatGGATTTgatctcgtcatcttccaagtcatttcctttgatagCACACGTGTATGAGGTGACATGTCCGTTTGGATAAGTCGTCCCcttatacttaggaatctcgggcatacggaacttcttggAAATTGGCTTTGGAGCGGCACTTGGGGGGAAACGTTTTTGTACAAACTTTTTGGAATCTAGTCAtctcaatatcggtggtgcccctGGGATTtggtcaaccctggagttataggtttCCAACTTCTTATTGTtttcctcgatcttcttttccccggTCTCGATTAGCTTTGTCAACTCTTCGAGCATTTTTATAATAGTAGGATTGGTCTTTGATTCCTTCTCATTTGATTTTCTCGAAATTCGACCCTATGTACAACTTCTTGGGATGGCTCGAATTCGACCCTGATTGGCGTCTGGTTCTAATTTTGGAGCTAAGCTATTGCTGCATGTTGGGCCTGTTACATTTCAAATATTACCCATAAGTTGATCCCGCCATCTTCACCGCCATGTGCATTCTAAGTTGTTGATCGAGTACCCCTACGAACGCTGCTTTCGAGAATGACGGCCACTTTTCCATTGATGGATACGTGTGAATTGATATTGATTGGGTCTACAGTTGGAACTCCATCAAAGCCAGTAGGGGGTACAACATTTCCCGATGTAATGTTCACATTCTCACCGTGGTGGCTGAGATCATTGTCAATGTGTTGAGGTGttgactgagagtttgacattttttaaTCCTATAGCCAAAGAACTTCAAAGAACAAGAGTAAAATAGTGAGTGTTACGAAAATTATAccaagcaatcactattatccatagccccacggtgggcgccaaactgtttaccctaaaaatgggtaacaattgaatttgtactgtggttttaaggacacgtgattttacttggcacaaactgagagAAAACGTaaattgatattgaaattgacaataaatagaaatcaaatcaaaccaaatggATCAAGTAGCCTTGGCCCTCGAATTTGATCACTTAGAACCAAGTGAGGATTCTGTTGATACAAGAACAAAGTAATAGAATATTCATAGCCTAGGAGAAAAACAGTGTATTGCTTTATGTAACGTGAATATCATCccctttacaaatgatcagaccctttttatatagtaggggagttctactcttggtacaattctaaatataGTAAGAAATCCCATGATTGGCTAAATAATCGGCATCCTCTTGATACGTGCCAAAATTTGCACCGTGATCTCTTTTCGTTATTCAACCTAATAAGCTTCCCTCGATCTCCATCTTATTCGGTCCTGATCTTGGTCGATCTCAATCTTGGTCGGTCTCTGGTTTAGTCGGTCTCGATCTTAATCGGTCTTAGGGTCTCGAGCTTGACAATCTTACTCTGCACCATAGTCTAATATAAATCGAAGTTGATCCTTGACTTATCACGCTCCAGTCTCGATCAGTCTCACAAAAAGGGCAAGCCCGATTTTGACCTTATACATGCAAGAGGATAGTGGGattgatcaagatgaatcttacaatgaacaagaggaggaggTGCAacatgtgaacaactttcaagggcaaagaaacaactcccAAGGCCCTAAtaaacaacaatggcgacctcaaagcAGTCAAAGTAATTGGAACTCtaataatcaaggtaattggagtggtggaaacaatcatgggaattggcataacaacattaatcaaggaaattggagtggttgCAATAATCATGGTAATTGGAGTggtaataatcaaggaaattggggaagtagcagatggaacaataatcaaggcaaccgggggttgggttttcataggcccctgatgtatcaacaaccaagcaacccgcctccttattcGTCCCATGGTCCAAGTtcatccaacaatgaaatggggcatactgagaatatgttcaaataaATGATGGCAAAGAATGttgattcggatgcccaacttgcctcacacaacacatcaatccgcaaTTTAGAAggtcaaatggggcaaatctctcaagctctaaacactcgtcctaagggggcactaccaagtaaCATGGTGGTAAATGATCGCAgcctactccacactactaaaaagtaggaagagagggtcgcaatagcttttacccgatttatgGGTCGGGATCTATTTCCATAGAGAGCTAGGAACtgagtcgagtatctatttagattGGAATTGCGTATTTATTCCAAATATAACTTCTAATCATtttagtattttctttatattctactattatcaaactacaaattataattgctACTAGATTAACTACTAGTAAATTACTACAAGTTGTATCTaatagtttaaaaggcactagggtagtggcatcctcctaggtggccaattgacgggtaattgaacctaaagcacgattgacatgattgggaatattctataaccgttgcacaattttacccactctcacacctcttggtagagagagtgattttgcccaattgactttctcaagaccaatagggtaggcaaatttgctcaagcaactggggttgaagtcgggtattactctctcgaggtttaaccctttagttggtactatcaattctcttgagtccatcccaattccttgttcggtcaatttcggagacttaggctctctttctcaagaagaacccaagtcaacttagcacaaactagtgtttgcaaccacaaattcatagattaaaccatgaaattgacccaaataacaaacacccatattcgatctaaccttaaatcacaacacccatcaattacccacactagggttgagccacaaccctagctaatgggtctagctactcatacttgaagaggaaaacagagaaatagatgaagataaagacatattatttaattgctaaggtaaatacaaagattcaacgataaaaactaagtaaaaatgcccaaaatggctaaaaAAAAAGTCTTCTCACTAGCGCTGCTAACGTATGATAATATCTGATGCCCTAAATATGGAAtaaggttctatttatactaagctggaaaaattggacaaaatTGTCCTGGCgtggttagtgcggaccgcacaaaatggtgtgcggccatactaggctcttgAACTTGCAATCTTGACTCTATGAACCCAGGCTTCGCGGATCACACAAAATAGACTGCGGCCGCGATGGCTTctagcgcggtccgcacaaatttgATCGCGGACCGCACAGGCTTGAACCTCTGAACTTGGCATCTCTCTGAACCTTGTCTCTGCGGATCGCACAGAATGGGAGTGCGGCCACagaggtccaccgcggaccgcacaaagtgtagtgtggCCATATTGCTTCAAAGCCTGAAATGCTGAGTCTCTCAACCtctctagtgcggaccgcacaaagtgtagtgcgaccgcactaggcctgtttttcctgagtttgtcttgtctttggtacttgtgcaagtttcactccttttgagttgatctttgacatcttgtcactttgttgatcaaacctacaatcaagcatAACTTATGatccttttgggactattttgtatgaatttaatAATCAAAGCGCAAGTAAGAAGTAgcataaaatgcgtcaaaatccctagttatcaactctcccaaacttaagattttgcttgtcctcaagaaaataaaataagacccaccctttaagagaaaatccaagaaattttcCGTTGTCCTAAAGCAACTtcaactagcatcaattgggactagcaattgccctcaatacaaatgaatcattaacaacatttaacctttgaaaaaccatggatcaagtgtgacacaagagcatcaagagttaactcaacacatcaaagaactctctcaattactttggtcattgtggaatccAAACtctcacatcctcaactctccttaagcaaacctcacctttttagaatattggcacacaaaccgaggttaatggaaattcgctcatctctctcaagaaaaagtcacaagtccggctctaagtaccatatgcttgccccttatgtgagtatccactaatgtaatcttcattcaactcaagatcatatagggcttttgtggagtcattatgaaggcttttggttcaggtaggaaatgttttggtctaactgggttccatcttcccttaagcacttcttttgattcatttggcaaacattctcttgactctttgagtcattttacttcttttctaaggggttagagagacacgttgtcactctttcttatgcttttcaaaccttttctcctttttaaacttttccacacctttcattctttgcttttcttgtaTCCCTCTTGTTTCCTTTTcacattgatcattctttttgtcttttgcttttctttctttttcattgcctttccttttcttcattatttttatgcctttttaccacttttttgccatcctcgtctctccccccaaacttacatGGCAAAAGTAatgatcgggtgccaagagagggtatcttttagaacgggtataggcttctATCATGGTTCTTGAGCTCAAAAGGGCtaactagggatcatatcattggtaggctatggatttgttcaaactatcatttggatcaaggagagcctataatcatgcctcaagtcaaaattcacttatgatttcgtctcaacaaacattcagggcaagttctagaccaatggctcgggacttggacttgccattcaattactcaccacacaagctaaggtattgctaaagacatagagtcgggggcccacaatgacttagatacgatttgagcacacaatggtctcgaaaaaccacttgatgattatcga belongs to Nicotiana tabacum cultivar K326 chromosome 6, ASM71507v2, whole genome shotgun sequence and includes:
- the LOC142182029 gene encoding uncharacterized protein LOC142182029; protein product: MFSVNLERASMFSVNLMPLSMFRQLGLGEPRPTTIILQLADRFLAHPEGVIEDVLVQVGSFIFPAYFIILDYEPDQEVPFILGRPFLATSRDIIDVCEGKITVRVGDRVEVFNVYRALKLPAHYE